A part of Gossypium hirsutum isolate 1008001.06 chromosome A07, Gossypium_hirsutum_v2.1, whole genome shotgun sequence genomic DNA contains:
- the LOC107944972 gene encoding RPM1-interacting protein 4, translating to MAQRSRVPKFGNWESEGNVPYTAYFDKARQGRNGGKIVNPNDPQESPELHQDYGAPTRAPPASRPKSESDEPIGHGPARRGHERGRSREEGDLRQYADSPARHENVNRRASGDSTPSRYGRGVSSGEAQKRSTRTSIGSENSIDKSPLHPARGTGRGSMASPAWEGKTSYDSSHGTPGRSKLRPNKGDESPDKAAAVPKFGDWDENNPSSADGYTHIFNQVREERNNGGRVPGMPGQQSPYNTGRNRKPTNNSAKGCCFPFWRK from the exons CAACGTTCTCGTGTACCCAAGTTTGGCAATTGGGAGAGTGAAGGTAATGTTCCTTACACAGCTTATTTCGATAAGGCACGTCAGGGTCGCAATGGAGGAAAGATTGTGAACCCAAACGATCCCCAAGAGAGTCCGGAATTACATCAAGATTACGGAGCTCCGACTAGAGCTCCCCCTGCTTCACGACCAAAATCAGAATCGGATGAACCAATAGGACATGGACCTGCAAGAAGGGGACACGAACGAGGAAGGAGCAGGGAAGAAGGTGACCTCAGACAATATGCTGACTCTCCAGCACGTCACGAGAATGTCAACCGCAGAGCTTCTGGAGACTCTACACCTTCTCGTTATGGTCGTGGAGTAAGTTCCGGGGAAGCCCAGAAACGTTCCACGAGAACAAGTATTGGATCTGAAAACAGCATAGATAAATCACCACTCCACCCTGCACGGGGAACAGGGAGGGGTAGCATGGCATCACCTGCGTGGGAAGGAAAGACTTCGTATGATAGCAGCCATGGTACTCCTGGGAGATCCAAATTGAGGCCAAATAAAGGCGATGAAAGT CCTGATAAAGCTGCTGCTGTTCCAAAATTCGGTGACTGGGATGAGAATAACCCGTCATCCGCTGATGGCTACACTCACATTTTTAATCAGGTGCGAGAAGAGCGGAACAATGGAGGCAGGGTACCAGGCATGCCTGGTCAGCAATCTCCATACAACACTGGCCGCAATCGGAAACCCACTAACAACAGTGCAAAG GGCTGTTGCTTCCCATTTTGGAGGAAATAA